DNA from Arthrobacter sp. StoSoilB19:
ACTCCCCCGTGCTCCAGCAGCCCGAAGATGGCGCCACCGGAATCATTGAGGACCACGATCCGCAGGTCCGGCTGCTCCTCCCCCGCGCCGAGGAGGAGTCCGCCGGCGTCATGGAGGAAGGTCACGTCGCCCATGAGGGCGGTGGTCTCCTGCCGGCCGCCCAGGGCAATGCCGGTTGCTGTGGAAATGGTGCCGTCGATCCCGGCAAGGCCCCGGTTTGCGTAGACGGTGGCGGACGGATCAGTGGCGGGCACGCCGGCCAGGTCCACATCCCGGATGCCATTGGAGGACCCGAGCAGCAGCTGGCCGCGTGCATGCTTCCAGACCTGTGAGGCAACGGAGGGGCCGGTGGCGGCGGCCTCTGCGGAGACCACCTGGTCCAGGGCATGCTGGGCAGCCGAGCCGGCGAGGAGCCAGGTGTCCAGCCAGGCGGAGGTGCCCCGGCCGGCGAAATCGGCAAGGTCGGCCAGGTTCTCCAGCGGCAGCTCGGTGCGCCGGCCAGGCTCGTACCACGCGACCGGAACCGGCTGGTACAGGGCGGATTCAACATCGTCGCGGGCCAGCAGCGCGGCCACGGGACGGGACAGGGTGGGCCGGCCGAACAGCACCACGCGCTCAATCGGCTGCGCCGAGCTGGGTCCGAAATGCTCCAGCAGCAGCCGGTACGGGCCCACGGCGTTGGGTCCGAACCGGGAATTGGAGGACGGTTCGGCGAGCAGCGGCAGGTTGTGGGCGCGGGCGAACGCCTCGGCGACCGGGCCGGCGTCGTGCCCTGCCAGCACCACGGTGCGCCGCTCCGGCAGGCTGTCCGCTGCCGGGGGCAGGTTCATGACCAGGGGCTCGGTGCCCACCCGGTAGCGCGTCCGTTCCACCGCCTCCGGCAGACCTTCTTCGGGGGACGGGACCAGGGGGTCGCGGAACGCGAGGTTCAGCTGGACCGGGCCCGGCGGCAGGTCCGGGAAGGCGCCGGTTGCCGCGGAAAGCCCGGTTTGAATGGCCCGCTCCGGACTGGTTCCGGCGGGTATGTCGGCCGCGAACCGGACCTGGTCACCAAACAGGTCCGGCTGCACGGTGGTCTGGTTGGCGCCGGTTCCGCGCAACTCCTCCGGCCGGTCCGCGGACAGGACGATGAGCGGGACGGCAGCATGGTTGGCCTCCATCACCGCCGGCATCAGGTTTCCGACGGCGGTCCCGGACGTGGTGAGCACGGCTGCGGGCGAACCGGTGGACAGGGCCAGGCCCAGGGCCGTAAACCCGGCGGACCGTTCGTCGATCCGGACCAGCAGGTCCACCCGGCCGGCCGCGGAGGCCTCGGCCAGGGCGTACGCCATGGGGGCCGACCGGGAACCAGGCGACACCACCACGTGCCGCACGCCGCCGTCGAGCAGGACGTCGACGGCGATCCGCGCCGCAGCCAGGGCGCTCAACTGGGCTTCCGGGTCATCCCGGTCGGGGAATCCAGGGGTGGCCTCCGGGGCAGGTTCGTTCGGCAAAGTCACCCAACCAGTCTGCCACCCCGCGACGCCCCATCACCTCCCGCACCAAAACACCCGACGCCCCATCACCTCCTGCCGCTGTGGGCCGGTAGGTGATGGGGCGTCGCCGAAAAACCCACGGAAGGTGATGGGGCGTCCGAAGGGTCAGCCGCGGAACACCTGGACCACCGCGGGACGGGGCGCGCGCACCTGGCCGGGTGCCGGCGTCGTGCCTGCCGGGACGTAGTCCGGAAAGTAGGAGTGCGGCGCCTCGAAGGTGCCTTCCTCGCCCGGGTGCTGCACGGAGACGAACACCATGCGCTCGTCGTCGTGGATGACCGGGCCGCAGGTTTCGGCGTCGCGTGGAACGGAGAGGAACTGCTCCACCTTGCCGCGCTCGGCGCCGTCCAGGGTGACCTTGAAGAGGCCGTCGTTGTAGCCGATGCCGGACGGCGCGCCGTCGGTGGAGATCCAGAGGTTGCCCACGGAGTCGAAGGCCACGTTGTCCGGGCAGGAGATGGGCGAGACCTTGTCCACCGGGTAGCCGGAGAAGTAGGTGACGTCGCCCTGGGCGGGGTCGCCGCAGACCATCAGGAGGGTCCAGTTGAACTTGGTGGAGGTCTGGTCGCCGGTTTCGGTGATTTCCACGATGTGCCCGTCGCGGTTCTGGGTGCGCGGGTTGACTTCGGTGGCGCCCTCCTTGGTGCCGGTGCCGCGGTCCGAGTTGTTGGTGCAGACCACGTAGACCTTGCCGGTGTGCAGGCTGGGCTGGACGTCCTCGCACCGGTCCATCTTGGTTGGTCCCACCTTGTCCGCTGCCAGGCGGGTGTAGACCAGGACTTCTTCGACGGACATGCCGGGGACGGCTGACTTGCCGCCGACCACCAGGGGCAGCCATTCGCCGGTGCCGTCGAACGCGCCGTCGGAGGGGAGCGCCCCGGTTCCGGTGATTTCTGCCGCGGGCGAGTTGCCGGTGAACTTGGCAACGTAGAGGTCACCCTGGGACAGCAGGTCCATGTTGTGCCTGCGGTCGCCCTCACGGTACTTCTCTGCCGAGACGAACTTGTAGAGGTAGTCGAACTTCTCGTCGTCGCCCATGTAGGCCACCACGTGACCGGATTCGGCCACGATCACGTTGGCACCCTCGTGCTTGAAGCGGCCCATCGCGGAGCGCTTCTTGGGCGTTGAGGTGGGGTCGAAGGGGTCGACTTCCACGATCCAGCCGAAGCGGTTGGTTTCGTTTTCGTAGCCGGCGTTGCGGGTGTCGAAGCGGGGATCGTCCAGCTCCCACTTGCGGGCGGTGGGCTTGGCGGTGAGGCCGTAGCGCTTGTCGCTGGCGGAGGTGCCGCCGGCCACGAAGTAGCCGTTGAAGTTTTCCTCGCCGGAGAGGATGGTGCCCCAGGGGGTGGTGCCGCCGGAGCAGTTGCCGAACGTGCCTTTGATGGCGCGGCCGGAGGGATCGGCGTCGGTTTTGACGAGGGCCGAGCCGGCGACGGGGCCGGTCAGTTCGAAGGTGGTATCGGAGAGGTAGCGGCGGTTCAGCGGGGCGCCCTTGACGTAGCTCCACGGCTTGGTGGTGTTCTTGCGCTCGAGTTCCACCACGGCCAGGCCGTGCGCTGCGCGGCCGATGGCACGGGTTTCGGCGGCGTCGTAGCCGGCCGGGACCATGATGTTCTCGTTGGTGTATTCGTGGTTGGTGAACAGTACCGCGCGGCGGCCCTTGCTGCCCGGGATTTCCACGATGTCCGTGTAGTCGTTGTTGTAGCCGAACTGGCGGGCCTGGGCTGCGGCAGTCTGGTTGTTGAGGTCGAAGTCCGGCGAGTCAGCGAACAGCGGGTCGCCCCAGCGGATGATCGGCTGCCATGTGAAACCTTCCGGAACGGTGAAGGCGTCGACGGCTTTGTCCACGGGCTTGATGGCGGTGAACTGCAGCTTGGAGTTGCCGAAGCCTTCCTTGGCGGCCTTGGACAGGCCCGCAGCGGAGGCGGGTTCGGCGGAGCTCACCGCGGAACCGAGGACGACGGCGAGTGCACCGGCGGCTCCCATGCCCAGGGCGGCGCGGCGGGACAGGGTGGCGGAGGCGATGTCGCGGAAGTAGCTGTTGGAGCTGGTGTTGCAGACGTCACCGGCGCAGGCGTTGTCGCACTTGAGCGCGCAGGTGACGGGGCTGCGCTTGCCCTTGGTATGGCCGAGCATGGGCAGCAGGGTGAACTTGCGGGCAGTTTCAGACATGGGAACCTTCCAAGAATTCTCGCTGGGGTGCCCGATCACCCTTCCAGCCGGTTCCTACAGGAAGCCATCAATTGGATGAAGTTATGGTGAACCGCCCGTGACCTGCAGGAACGTTTCATCCGTCAATGCAGGTGGTACCGCCCGTTCCGTGGGTTGGCTGAACATGCCGCGGCTGCTTCCCGCTGGCGGTGGGCGGACTTAAAATTGGAGTGCTGGGCGGACGGCGCCATCAGAGGTTTGGCCGGACACGGCGCTGCAGGCGGCCCAAACACGTCACCCTGTCCAGAGCGGATGCCCCGGCATGAGCACGAACAGACCTGCCTGGCGGCGGGCGGTCTTCGCCGCCGTCCTCGCCGTGACCGGCTGCACCTACACCCCGGACGAGCCCGTCCCCTCCCCAAGCTCCCCCAACCCCTTCGGCTCCCTTGAGAACCAGGTGAAGCTGTTCATGAACGACGGCGCGGTGGCCACCGTCGTGCAGGTCAAATGGCCGGAAGGTGAGTGGTCCAAGGCCTTTGGCATGCGCGACCTTGAAACGAGGACCCCGGCACAGGCCACCGACCGTGTGCAGATCGCCAGCGTCACCAAAACGATGACGGCCGTGGCAGTACTCAAACTCGTCGACGACCACCTCATCGGCCTGGACGACCCCGTAAACGATGTCATCCCCGGCTTCACAGCACTCAAGCCTCCGGGCCCCATCACGGTGAGACAGCTGCTCAGCCACACGTCTGGCATGCCGGAGGCCAACGATGCGTTGCCGCGCGACGTCGACTTCCGCCCAAGTGTTTCCCGGACGATGACGATGGAGCGGGGTTTGCAGCTGGCCGGCACCCTCCCGTGGGATGGGTCCAGCGTCGGCTCCTTTAGGTACTCGAACACGAACTACCTCGCACTCGGCCTGCTTATCCAGGAACTGCGGCATAAGCCCTTCACCAGCGTCATGCGTGAGGAGATCTTTGGTCCGCTTGGTTTGAAGAGCACCACCCTGGACCACCTCGACCCGCTCGAATCCGGGCTTCTCCACGGCTATGTGACCCTCCGGGGTGAGCGGATCGATACCACTGACAACATCTTCAGTGCCGGTTCGCCGGCCGTGGGCGCCGTTTCGACAGTGGAGGACATGAACCACTTCATGGCGGCCCTTTTCCAGGGCCGGGCAATCTCCGCCGCGTCGTTGGGCGCGATGACGGCGAAGACCGTCTTCTCGCCGTACGGGCTGGGCCTCTGGGAACACGCAGATGGCTGCTCGCCCCAGCCGCGCTACGCGGGCAGGGGGCTCTTCTGGGACTATCAGACTGTGGCGGTCAGCAGCAGCGACGGGCGCTACCAGGCCGCGATGACCGTCACCACCCCGCCGCTTCCGACAGAGCTGGAGGATGAGTCCACCCAGAACATGCGCGAACTCCTGGTCGGCCAAATCGAGTCAACCCTTAACGAGGCCCTTGACCGGCTGTGCGCGCCGGCAAAATGAGGAAACACCACTCCCCGATTGGTGGCCGTCTTCCTCAACCCACGGGATGCCCGTGCGAGCAGTGGTCCTCCCCCGGCAGGATCTCATGCCCCTGGATGCAGGTCCGTTGCGGGGCAAGGGGCCGGTCATGGCTGCTGAGGAAGATACTGCTGGAGGCACGCTCGATGCCCTCGTCCTCCCGCCTCAGCCATTCCGCCAGGTGCAGCCGGTGATGCTCCCCGGAGTTTTCCCGCTTTCTCGATTCATCCGCCTGATGCCTGAAAGGTATCTTCACCATGGCACTTGCGACCTTAAATAACGTCCCTGTTCGGTGCAGGGAGGAACCGGTGGAACCATGATAGGAGCCACGCAACCCTCCGGCAATCACCCGCAGGACGCCACCCTGCAGCGACATCCAATGCCGGCTAACTGCCGTTTGGGGCGTGAAAACGGCAGCTACTCAGCAGTCGCTCGGGTGAGGAGGGCGTGGACACGGCGGAGCCTGTCCAGCCACCAGTCCCGCCGGTCCGCGGGAGCCGCAAACCGCTCAAGCAGCCCGGCGTCGGCGGCAACGTCGCGCAGGCGGATGGCGCCGTCGTCGGCCACTAGGGGGTCCGTGGTGATGTCCGAGTCAAACAGCGACACCGTTCCCAGGCCGCAGGCGTAGGGCAGCTCGGGCAGGG
Protein-coding regions in this window:
- a CDS encoding PhoX family phosphatase, with the translated sequence MSETARKFTLLPMLGHTKGKRSPVTCALKCDNACAGDVCNTSSNSYFRDIASATLSRRAALGMGAAGALAVVLGSAVSSAEPASAAGLSKAAKEGFGNSKLQFTAIKPVDKAVDAFTVPEGFTWQPIIRWGDPLFADSPDFDLNNQTAAAQARQFGYNNDYTDIVEIPGSKGRRAVLFTNHEYTNENIMVPAGYDAAETRAIGRAAHGLAVVELERKNTTKPWSYVKGAPLNRRYLSDTTFELTGPVAGSALVKTDADPSGRAIKGTFGNCSGGTTPWGTILSGEENFNGYFVAGGTSASDKRYGLTAKPTARKWELDDPRFDTRNAGYENETNRFGWIVEVDPFDPTSTPKKRSAMGRFKHEGANVIVAESGHVVAYMGDDEKFDYLYKFVSAEKYREGDRRHNMDLLSQGDLYVAKFTGNSPAAEITGTGALPSDGAFDGTGEWLPLVVGGKSAVPGMSVEEVLVYTRLAADKVGPTKMDRCEDVQPSLHTGKVYVVCTNNSDRGTGTKEGATEVNPRTQNRDGHIVEITETGDQTSTKFNWTLLMVCGDPAQGDVTYFSGYPVDKVSPISCPDNVAFDSVGNLWISTDGAPSGIGYNDGLFKVTLDGAERGKVEQFLSVPRDAETCGPVIHDDERMVFVSVQHPGEEGTFEAPHSYFPDYVPAGTTPAPGQVRAPRPAVVQVFRG
- the menD gene encoding 2-succinyl-5-enolpyruvyl-6-hydroxy-3-cyclohexene-1-carboxylic-acid synthase yields the protein MSALAAARIAVDVLLDGGVRHVVVSPGSRSAPMAYALAEASAAGRVDLLVRIDERSAGFTALGLALSTGSPAAVLTTSGTAVGNLMPAVMEANHAAVPLIVLSADRPEELRGTGANQTTVQPDLFGDQVRFAADIPAGTSPERAIQTGLSAATGAFPDLPPGPVQLNLAFRDPLVPSPEEGLPEAVERTRYRVGTEPLVMNLPPAADSLPERRTVVLAGHDAGPVAEAFARAHNLPLLAEPSSNSRFGPNAVGPYRLLLEHFGPSSAQPIERVVLFGRPTLSRPVAALLARDDVESALYQPVPVAWYEPGRRTELPLENLADLADFAGRGTSAWLDTWLLAGSAAQHALDQVVSAEAAATGPSVASQVWKHARGQLLLGSSNGIRDVDLAGVPATDPSATVYANRGLAGIDGTISTATGIALGGRQETTALMGDVTFLHDAGGLLLGAGEEQPDLRIVVLNDSGGAIFGLLEHGGVQEGGRYGDVVERLFGTPHSVDIAALAAAYGVAHSLVSTTAGLAEALARPVQGRSIVEVRTDRRQLRQLHARIKEAVAAAVEGVLAGR
- a CDS encoding serine hydrolase domain-containing protein, which encodes MSTNRPAWRRAVFAAVLAVTGCTYTPDEPVPSPSSPNPFGSLENQVKLFMNDGAVATVVQVKWPEGEWSKAFGMRDLETRTPAQATDRVQIASVTKTMTAVAVLKLVDDHLIGLDDPVNDVIPGFTALKPPGPITVRQLLSHTSGMPEANDALPRDVDFRPSVSRTMTMERGLQLAGTLPWDGSSVGSFRYSNTNYLALGLLIQELRHKPFTSVMREEIFGPLGLKSTTLDHLDPLESGLLHGYVTLRGERIDTTDNIFSAGSPAVGAVSTVEDMNHFMAALFQGRAISAASLGAMTAKTVFSPYGLGLWEHADGCSPQPRYAGRGLFWDYQTVAVSSSDGRYQAAMTVTTPPLPTELEDESTQNMRELLVGQIESTLNEALDRLCAPAK